From Papaver somniferum cultivar HN1 unplaced genomic scaffold, ASM357369v1 unplaced-scaffold_16, whole genome shotgun sequence, a single genomic window includes:
- the LOC113337460 gene encoding U3 small nucleolar ribonucleoprotein protein IMP3-like: MRSLKFHEQKLLKKTDFNVFKREHGHRENLVVRRYNLTARDDYKKYNGMCRMVQKLVNILKQMDPSDPYRIEMSDRLLEKLYNMGVIPTRKSLALCDKLSVSSFCRRRLATVLTHLKFAEHLREAVTFIEQGHIRVGPETVTDPAFLVTRNMEDLVTWVDTSKIKTKVLDYNEQRDDYDAMN; the protein is encoded by the exons ATGAGGTCATTAAAATTTCATGAGCAGAAGCTCTTGAAAAAAACTGATTTCAATGTCTTCAAGAGAGAACACGGGCATAGAGAAAATCTAGTTGTTCGTAGGTATAATCTCACTGCTCGAGATGATTACAAGAA GTATAATGGGATGTGCCGGATGGTGCAAAAGCTCGTTAACATTTTGAAACAGATGGATCCAAGTGACCCTTACCGGATTGAGATGTCTGATAGACTCCTTGAGAAGCT GTATAACATGGGTGTCATCCCTACCAGGAAGAGCTTGGCTCTTTGTGACAAATTGTCCGTATCTTCCTTTTGCAG GCGAAGATTAGCAACTGTTTTGACTCATTTGAAATTTGCTGAACATTTGAGAGAAGCTGTGACATTCATTGAGCAAGGGCACATCCGGGTTGGACCAGAGACAGTTACGGATCCTGCCTTCCTTGTGACGAGAAACATGGAAGACTTGGTCACGTGGGTGGATACATCCAAGATAAAGACTAAAGTCTTGGATTACAATGAGCAAAGGGATGATTATGATGCAATGAATTGA